From the genome of Parasteatoda tepidariorum isolate YZ-2023 chromosome X1, CAS_Ptep_4.0, whole genome shotgun sequence, one region includes:
- the LOC107450400 gene encoding uncharacterized protein — MLSLFCLVLVCGGALAAPSGNQYMDNVLHTTLQNVIKSEKLDPTHLPDYTFEYTDKIFFTKVHGKAEYSEGSLSGLSQVIRISECQGPTNISSVTVINCTLSFNMLQTSYKGRVKYGVLPKVTIDANGNTSNAIVDVSVSKALHDSKATLRSYKVRQVRRLDTHFTGLGPLNKQMKVLEENYKGRVTQEVINVVQNRFQYALNLAVGQVPMPLR, encoded by the exons ATGTTGTCATTATTTTGCCTCGTTTTAGTTTGTG gTGGCGCCTTGGCTGCACCATCTGGAAACCAGTACATGGATAATGTACTTCACACAACTCTTCAGAATgttataaaaagtgaaaagttGGATCCTACGCATCTTCCTGACTACACTTTTGAGTATACAGATAAAATCTTCTTTACAAAAGTTCACGGGAAAGCTGAATACAGCGAAGGTTCTCTGAGTGGATTGTCTCAAGTTATAAGGATTTCAGAATGCCAGGGACCAACCAACATATCTTCTGTCACAGTAATCAATTGCACTCTATCCTTCAATATGTTACAAACCAGTTACAAAGGACGAGTAAAGTATGGAGTTCTTCCTAAAGTAACCATTGACGCTAATGGCAACACCTCCAATGCAATTGTAGATGTTTCAGTTTCCAAAGCTTTGCACGATAGTAAAGCTACTTTGAGGTCATACAAAGTCCGTCAAGTTCGAAGATTAGATACACATTTTACTGGATTAGGTCCTCTTAACAAACAGATGAAAGTTCTTGAAGAAAACTACAAGGGCCGGGTGACACAAGAGGTGATCAATGTTGTTCAGAACAGATTCCAGTATGCCCTTAACTTAGCTGTTGGACAAGTGCCAATGCCTCTtcgttaa